In Brienomyrus brachyistius isolate T26 chromosome 11, BBRACH_0.4, whole genome shotgun sequence, the DNA window ccccgcgacccagtaggataagcagtttggaaaatggatggatggatggatatatatatatatttataattttacatcattataaatgagaactataagtgattgctaattactgttaactaatgtcctgtaatcagtggaggcacacggacactttggccagttatcctatttcttcagcgccagcccaacacccagcaccacagacagtgacctgtgttactgtgacatctggttccttcattggctctatttatttttctagaaataactaattggctcttccagactatatgaagagaatattttatttttatttagactaagaaactacagaaaatcagctctgcatgtgatctcccctttactgctcaaggagggcacacgcacatcaacaaatatcaatgcaacaattacagatgaacaatttctcacagcttcagaagaagtcagagttctgtgtaattcagaaattgtctaagacctctgctagaacattttctgcacttcaaaataaatgacacctgggtccattaaaagaaggtgatgctgcctgaaccaccagccaaggctgggaggaaagggaggaacactagtaaaatgaaggaagaaaagcagcccaccctatctcatggtcacggatacaaaagtcagggagtgttatgaagaagacaccacacttaagaccatggttttatgcagtgaattacaccagagagaacttttgcattttaactgtgttacgtaacattcctcagccttcatttttttccacagaatgcaggacataatttacggtgccaaacaaaacagcggaactgcattgtagccaattatttgtttcagtagttttaagataaatagaacataaaatggttgttttacttaggtaaaaatccagttgaaacagactttattttaaaaaagttacattggctttaagtgatggcacatgtcgcttgtgttaatactgctttgattttgaggatgaagtctgaagtgtaggtgacatgcagaagcatgcaatttgacgtttggggattgtagtttttaatgggacaatttgaataaggaatactggtgatatgctttttaaggggacagcacacgaaaattataatacagagtattaaaagaaccgctctttaaaggaactgaattatcttagtgtattttacatcacaagcactctcggtccgttggggagtccgtcccactgtacttggagaatgctgccatgcattaatcataaatttcattcagttgtgcgacagaagttcccttctaatgttttcttcaacataacaaagtcccacggtaacaaaagcgctgaggccaggatcgttaattgcaatgtggggaatgcagaccagctggggtgggggatcgtgctcagtcaaggtaaaaggcaaacgggtaaattgtgaatacgctcttaatctaactacagcttcttgaattgtgggaggcgtgtgtaacataacgttgttccacataccaatatcactacgtatcggtatcgcaaaacaaagttttaaatgttaagattctgtcattctgaaaatcagagtatttaagacattatgttacatagcgatttgtggagataaatgccctcggacagtagcgttcatttcatattaagtctctttaagtcattgttttatgttatgcaggatgaatgtgcgaattttaattaatcatcctttaagggttatatgcttacggtgttgtatactattctcggtgaacaagttaacttgtaaaagtctgttcctctaattatagaataatatatagaataattatacaagagctataattattatgatgttattatttaattgtgtgggccgtgttgcttgattacatttgactcttcggcacgtgggacgctgccggtttgaaagacgcagcttcacttgttttctgcaccaagatgacgaggtacgttgcttttctgctcccattttatcggataatttttcttatttagtatctgtcaaatttgcatgtatattaaaatatgtttggtgagtaaagtcagtatattgcttttaaataaagtgattttgttccggggtacaatgttaattatatttaaattttatgcgcaaagtgtagttgatatttcgcttttccgcgtgcgctttactgcgcttaagtaaataattgcgcttgcttgtgagtaaattagttcattgcttttaaataaagtgaatattgttgcgggctactgtgttggttatatttaaattttatgtgcaagtcggctagtttcctgtgccgcaaagtctagatgatatttcacttttgcacgtgcgctttcctgcgctttcatgttgcattcggaagaggatgcgggtggttgcgctcggtgctgcctacagcaatgatattccagcagaccaggagagggcagatgtattgcaacaaacacagataaaagtagtgaagcaagacctgaaaagtttgtttggtgactaaaatcagtatattgccatttagtaaaatttaaaattgttccaggcttctttcttgattatatgtaaattgtatgtgaaagttaactagtttcctatgctataatgcagttgttcattgcgaaggtgtcagtgcagaactgaattccatgtgccaggagtgactgacagctctattgtattgcttgtgtgtttttcctcattcagaaacaaacgaattgcaaaagctgtcagctggagcaacgatcgatactgggcaacttgggacaagtggatggaagtgattgactgggaagatgaggaagagctgtgctccccagcagaatcaccctctgaccaggctgaccgttccatcgtgtcacacacccgaaagccaattgccaaggcagttagctggacggatgatgtgtattgggcagcctgggacaagtgggatgagatcatctgctggggtgaagaaggagagtgctccccagcaactccacccatcaaccagcctgggagggataaggggttagacatgcatgggttagaggtttttctgttaaatgaaaggacagtctccataaatcctgcagatgaccaccaagacaggctgaaaataggagccgtagtggtcgacctctgccagtttgagctagatggtgtaaatgataaatttgaaattgtcgaaatacaaattggagaggtcaaattggaggagactgcagagaggggttttaattcagaatttgaattggaaattatggatgtggagatagaggttgtagacagtgaattccagctgaatgctcttaattgggaaattgctggaactaaagtggacaaattattagtggaacacctgaacataaataatctagaagcaggcagtgtgaaggtgtccacatcaaatgggaatgtggtatatgtcaatggtatgtgagtgtgtttggtaatgatgggtgtgaatggtgtgtgtaagtggtgtgtgtgtgtgtatgagaatggtgattgaatggtgtgtgtgaggtaatggcgtgtgagtgaatggtgtgtgtgagtgacaggtgtgtgaatggtgtgtgtgaggtaatggcatgtgtgagtgagtgtgagtggtaatggcgtgtgtgagtgaatggtgtgtgtgagtatatggtgtatgtgaatggtctatgtgtgtgtgaatggggagtgaatggtgtgtgagtgactggtgtgtgtctggtgtttatgaatggtgtgtgtgagtgaatgctgtgtgaatggtgtttatgaatggtgtgtgtgtgagtgaatgctgtgtgagtgactggtgtgtgaatggtgtttatgaatggtgtgtgaatgaatggtgagtttttgtgtgtgtgtttgtgtgtgtgtgtgtgtgtgtgtgtgaatgatctgtgtgtgtgagcctgccctgtgatgggttggtgtcccatcctgggttgttccctgcctcgtgcctgtagcctctgggatccatctgaccgcctgttccaaaaggcaaattgatccccacatccctgaacaggagaagcggttttagaaaatggataaatgttcccagaggtgtgaggcaacagtgctaaccactgtaccatgcatatgtataggatatgtagaagaatacctgttgcagttatctgatgtgtgtgtttttcactctccctgccggcccctggaggtttgggcttcccctttgagtctggtgcctcccaaggtttcttccttctagggagtttttccttgccactgtcgcctatggcttactcactgggggctttgggtgggggtgctctaaagcgctttgagacaatgtaatgttgtgatatcgtgctatactttgttgtgtaattttctatttactcatgcaaataaataattgtttgataacaaaaagcacttgtttcattctttttactgcgagcatatcagtcacttcccttgtgctcctgcattcaaaaatgaaagtttgtcctgccctgcacttaattgccatggattctacgggaatgcagacctctactttggtggaatcctgctgttgttgtagatggtctgctcaaacgctttcacattgtgtacaagcagatttgtttctgtatctctgtagagaagcattcttttcttctacctggcaaatccacaaatataatagcaatccaccaaggtgcaagtgcacctagctcttaaagaaaatgttagaaaaaattagtttatagcatgtttaaaccataaacacagcagtgactgagtacatcccttgtggaccaggcgcctggctttgactatttttctgccattaaactagcaaaggtggcttggccatgacgtaaaataacttgtgcctttaaattgttaaaaaaaagtcctgtgtgttgtaaagtgaggtatgaaacagataccaggtcgtttcagtaacggtcagcgtacgttttcttcatgtgattttgtggtttcaaatgtttcattggaatcaatagtatttgccaattccagttgccaggtaacttcaataatttgaatagaatacatgataacattttaaactagattacagttaattgttatttttctgtttaaaaaagacaattgctgtaatttacatacgacaaaacctgtaaaagacattttggaattcttttctaaatgaaatgaaggtactttgttactccccttggggaaattctattttcacctaccccattttgccctacttgacacatgggcacagacgaaggtgacagcaagcctggcagcaaagggcagccacctgtagggacacccatggagctgggggttttacagtgattaacagcaattttgcaatacttttctggcagttttttttgctaggaatttacagtcaattctacactgaaacagacgtcattcctaagcgcagcatggactgcttctggacacagtatcaaatgcgacttccagagtcacttgagtaagctggagatgctacatccccgggtaagattacctgcagtaggcagcctaccaaaagagggcctttcctgttcccttggtgaattagaaaaccagtggagagagctctcctgttgcagtttcacagagatgaacaacatggagaactttggattgaggttttgcagtatgagggtgctgaaggaaaaaggagttttaaagacattggtctgcctgtactgcagattttgtctctgcccatttcagatgttcatgtaaagcgtgaatttactaatgtgacattccttaaatataaccaccgaaacagaacggttgtaaatttgctgtccagattggtagatgtacaacttggactgcaaagagatggactgacacagaggcggagctatggataggtctgggtgggattgacagctgggcccacccattcagattaatgaaattacattttttatatataaattaccggcttctaactgttcctatacatcactgttgttactgtggcaagtacaatagaatgtgtgagctccctctagtggtgctctaggtagaacaccacagtcgtaggtgtattattgttgcagtcaccatgttgtaaatatataagccaatttaagaaaatttggggtaatgagtttcactcagaagtccatccatcagccacttttccatatttaaaggctgcaggaggatgctcacatggaaaaaaaagactaattcatttctttatccaaaactatttctttcctcattcattaaaacgaaaagagctttaacttgtgcgtgcattgcttcattttaagcagcattatggagtatcattgaagatagaaaagtttatgaagggtctgattttcgacatcttttactcctggtttgggctataaaattggaaggagttgccaaacatgaccgtgcagggtctgcgctgttctcatctgtgaacagtgtgtgggtttgtgggtcaggcataaatttggggggaggggctccctccagcattaaaatagggagatatcccccaaaataatataattcttcatattcaaaaaagtacagataaaattaatctatctcaccagttaatgtaaagttttttcaccccaagcacacctacccttcccgaaaatggtttagtctgaagtcctgctctggggtacgtttcctataccacgatgcactttgcaaaagacaaatatatatcaggaaaatatatagcaggagatgaaagaaaaaagatacattctgcgggccatggctgctgccgcctggcagagggtatgaggaggaagtgcagggacgatgtcagcatcaccaaaaggatggttgcagcactctggagggagcaggtgaggtgggctggggggagcaccagtctgcattctctcactcctggggaggaccgagtattggccatcctagatctcagaagcacttgagggagtcccggggtgcataaatctctgtagtctacccacctcccagacatctgtgctttctactccccagccacttcctcttggcccaccaacatttgtccccctgtagtgtgatcaccagggttcctcaatgtgtggcacctccacacctggctcctctacatcagccatccctcctataggcccctctacatcagggcgacactgtcccctgagtccccagaatacctttcagtctggtagatcaccaaaccccaaccatcctgcttccttgtcaccacacgcccctccttccccccacgcactcaagcccactggtgcagaaacattcgctgccaatgtagtgaagagctcctcaggtctgaaggtggaaaaaatatctgttctgaggggcatccgggaggaaccggcagccctgatggagcagtatgaaagacaccataaagaggtgatcgcctaccggagagagacactggccttattggcccaaagggtcaggaggcccagtgtgacaatatactgtatctccccacctcttaatgtcaagggcgcctccaaggggcggccacatccctccttggaaacctctggccacccctgtggcagcccccaaatatggctgtagagagattgttttatagcgaaagctgtggtgcactcagggaccattaactgtgtagcacctggggcctgcatcatgaaactgaaagtctgagttagaacaaaagttttagcctaataaagtcaaacaaatgcaatgcgcgatcataaaaatcatgcctgtaagaaggctcctgcagttttaagggcgcaccggtgcatgcaaaggactgtgggtgcactgtggggacaccgaggcacgcgctgacagcgtgttagaacttaaagtttttcctggtcagcaatatatggaagtccttacattatatgtatgtattaagttatataattgtgctatgtaattaccgaatgacgctaaactcatttagtttggctttaattatgctgatgtttaatgccggtgttgtgctgcaaactgcccctctgccacggattgtaatctttcattttaaaggaagtgtaacttcatttatcttgctttaagcaaactgaaaactcacattacttgtttataatgatattttacagacaaacctgaagttaagattaactacctcctgtaaaacgtcgcaaatgtgacatgatttaaaggcgacagtaatgcttcgcttttcgacgacagacgccttcagtcgcaagaagtgtttcattttcttgaataatatttttgatactttgttgaattaattctgcctcgatatttttgatattctgtcttcttttcatacttataatgcggcgaatagcttcatactcggcacatcacacctggaaataaaataacatcgaactaagcaacagaagtaatcagaacataagaacataagaactatacaaacgagaggaggccattcggcccatcaagctcgcttggggagaactaaactaatagctcagagtcgttaaaatcttatctagctctgatttaaaggaacccaaggattcagcttgcactacattatcaggaaggctattccatactctgactacacgctgcgtaaagaagtgcttccttaaatccagcttgaaatgttctcccgctaatttccacctatggccacgagttcgtgtatttaaactaatgctgaagtaactatttggttgaacagcatccaaacctgttagaatcttatatacctagatcatgtcccccctcaatctcctttgcttgagactgaacagatttagctcaagtaaccgttcctcgtatgacattcctctaagaccaggaatcatttttgtagccctacgctgcaccttttctaaggccacaatgtcctttttaagatatggtgaccaaacctgcacacaatattctaggtgaggtctcaccaaggaattgtataatcttagcattacctcccttgacttaaactccacacacctggagatataccccaacatcctattggccttttttattgcttccccacactggcgagaatgggacatggaagcatcaacatacacaccaaggtctttctcatgatcagctacctttatttcagtgacacccatgaaatacctgtactttatatttctgctccctagatggagtaccttacatttatcgacgttaaatttcatctgccaggtatcggcccagtcactaattaaatcaagatcccgctgtagctgctgagccactaattcagtatctgctacaccacccaccttggtgtcatctgcaaatttcaccagtttactgtatatattggtatccatatcatttatgtaaattaggaacaatagtggtcctaaaatcgaaccctgcggtaccccactatgaacgcaagcccactgtgacattgtgcctcttataactactcgctgtttcctatctgttaactagttatcaatccaggtggctacggtacctaaaatacctgtcactttgagtttaagtaggagcctcttgtgggggacaacatcaaaagccttttggaaatctaagtagatgacaagtagtcagcaccctgcacttcttagtatttagaagttatgtttttcattgggtcgaacttgctatatcttgacgttaaaatttagaaagctatgtgatttaaaagtacttttttcactttaatatgacattattttattaatgctatattattcgttaaacttttgttttagtagtgtgtgagatcacaatcaccagttacagctactctttgctgaaacagacattagactaattatgtctggataactgagtacatactgtattgtgcattttttcccagtggcgagtctccaaagttagccagacttctgcatcaagctgcaaggatattaatgagacagtctgaaaattcagacatagttgtagcagaagcgacatcactggtgtcaaatcaaacacctggggtgtcaacctcagccagtctttctgcacttgttgcacattctgaatttaacacatctagacaggaccagattgaaagaaatctagtccagctgttccagttgtatgaccgttttaagaggacaaagggatccataccaaagggtgaaatagagagcaagtataacaacagagtcatggacacatgacttcttctgttttgtggaaaaagatgtccatcctttgccagaagaacatagtcatttacagaactgtggcctaggtaggaagcgaataacattcccagataaaaatggcaattacaaagacctctgagatgtcctgtatgcagcttatccaccacttaatacttctggaggatttcaaattttggcatgttttagatcaatatatttggaacctctgccaataccacccaatggatatagcgtgaaataccttagaacagagagtggtttgaatcaggcagtcgactatatccgtccactccgtccaagttagcataagcacagatggattgtgtaagcttaatgaggttagtcacaaaaaatcttgccttttttgtacacttgtaaatgtttcatgaaagcatctcacttctcctacgaaatatcttcaatttctttaaactactacaaataattactaaatagagttatgttcagagatttacatatgtcttgtttgtattatgctgtgtttaactgttatgctttctaccttaagggccaagcattggtgctggaaaaatgtcagacctgtagaaattatattcccatgcagtctctagttcagcatgttgaacagtgctcaaggtaaaatacatgatttagacttttgttttcttgcatcacctgagacattatttcaatgtgtgttaaatggactttaaaactcgctgagcatttgttaaagtatttagatgtatgctgagtgattttaatgtatcttttaaatgaaaatgtctttatattcttcttcttgtaaagcaaaaccaacagccagataccagatgccaggcagaggaagcac includes these proteins:
- the LOC125704311 gene encoding uncharacterized protein LOC125704311, with the protein product MTRNKRIAKAVSWSNDRYWATWDKWMEVIDWEDEEELCSPAESPSDQADRSIVSHTRKPIAKAVSWTDDVYWAAWDKWDEIICWGEEGECSPATPPINQPGRDKGLDMHGLEVFLLNERTVSINPADDHQDRLKIGAVVVDLCQFELDGVNDKFEIVEIQIGEVKLEETAERGFNSEFELEIMDVEIEVVDSEFQLNALNWEIAGTKVDKLLVEHLNINNLEAGSVKVSTSNGNVVYVNGM